One Xenopus tropicalis strain Nigerian chromosome 8, UCB_Xtro_10.0, whole genome shotgun sequence genomic window carries:
- the knstrn gene encoding small kinetochore-associated protein, with translation MDKSKIPVPKSQGVPNTEKPYISDQNVPCAKKPCPPKPTLPLYSKDPNIVFSTSVPDLSVFKAGGNGKKPIASKKPSAPTRGVTTRYRMEAELRDRNQLLEAANVSLHTNLTNAQVTIKEMNERQVVLENELKELNRRLEKNMIILENRNIDPVSGEEILACAEETSKLRSETKHFTENLLNELQNFSQAASEQRTLMQTVISKWKEADKGRNQFVEDQQAFERELEQFRECLLQAEKQLDV, from the exons ATGGATAAATCCAAGATTCCTGTTCCCAAGTCCCAAGGAGTACCTAATACAGAAAAACCCTATATCAGTG ACCAAAATGTACCATGTGCCAAAAAGCCATGTCCTCCAAAACCCACTCTGCCTCTCTACAGCAAGGATCCAAACATTGTATTCTCAACCAGTGTGCCTGACCTCAGTGTGTTCAAAGCTGGTGGTAATGG aaaaaaacccattgcATCTAAGAAACCTTCTGCTCCAACCCGCGG TGTCACTACTCGGTACAGGATGGAAGCAGAACTGCGAGACCGGAACCAGCTTTTGGAGGCAGCTAATGTCAGCTTGCATACAAACCTGACTAACGCACAG GTTACTATTAAAGAAATGAATGAACGCCAAGTGGTGCTGGAAAATGAGCTCAAGGAGTTGAACCGGCggttagaaaaaaatatgattattCTTGAAAACAGAAATATTGATCCAG TTTCAGGGGAAGAAATCTTGGCGTGTGCTGAAGAAACCAGCAAGTTAAGATCAGAGACAAAG caCTTCACAGAAAATCTTTTAAATGAACTGCAGAATTTCAGCCAAGCAGCCAGTGAGCAAAGAACCCTTATGCAG ACTGTTATATCAAAATGGAAAGAAGCAGATAAAGGAAGAAATCAGTTTGTGGAGGACCAGCAAGCGTTTGAGAGAGAACTTGAACAGTTCCGGGAGTGCTTACTTCAGGCAGAGAAGCAGCTGGATGTGTGA